The Triticum aestivum cultivar Chinese Spring chromosome 3A, IWGSC CS RefSeq v2.1, whole genome shotgun sequence genome includes a region encoding these proteins:
- the LOC123061054 gene encoding uncharacterized isomerase BH0283, protein MAKKGIQYVVVDAFTAEPFKGHPAAVCFLEDDAAAPTGDGRWMQSVAVEFNQSQTAFVSRDSSSLAAGAAIPRFHLRWFTTVTEVALCGHATLATAHFLFTAVLGERHGVVEFATKSGILTAKKVPAPETEEQGKLFIELNFPMSDYVGCDPADELPSIPETLNGASVVSVHKSLTTTDFIVELSSGKEVADLLPNIEEIGKCAGRGVIVTGPAPPGSGYDFFSRFFCPKFGIDEDPVCGSAHCVLAPYWGEKLGKQKLIAFQASPRSGTLYLELDVANKRVLIQGEAVTIMSGTLFA, encoded by the exons ATGGCCAAGAAAGGGATCCAGTATGTCGTG GTGGATGCCTTCACGGCCGAGCCGTTCAAGGGCCACCCGGCCGCGGTGTGTTTCCTCgaggacgacgccgccgcccccaCGGGGGACGGGCGGTGGATGCAGTCCGTCGCCGTCGAGTTCAACCAGTCCCAGACCGCCTTCGTCTCCCGCGACTCCTCCTCCCTCGCAGCCGGCGCCGCCATCCCGCGGTTCCACCTCCGCTGGTTCACCACCGTCACCGAG GTCGCGCTCTGCGGGCACGCGACGCTGGCAACAGCCCACTTCCTCTTCACGGCCGTCCTCGGTGAGCGCCATGGAGTGGTCGAGTTTGCGACCAAGTCCGGCATCCTGACCGCCAAGAAGGTTCCTGCACCCGAGACGGAGGAGCAGGGGAAGCTGTTCATTGAGCTGAACTTCCCCATGAGTGATTACGTGGGTTGCGACCCCGCCGACGAGCTGCCGTCCATCCCGGAGACGCTCAACGGCGCGTCCGTCGTCAGTGTTCACAAATCGTTGACCACCACCGACTTCATT GTCGAACTTTCATCAGGGAAAGAGGTCGCCGATCTCCTTCCTAACATCGAAGAAATTGGAAAATGTGCAGGCAGAGGCGTGATTGTGACAGGGCCGGCACCTCCTGGGTCGGGTTACGACTTCTTCTCACGTTTCTTCTGCCCAAAATTTGGGATTGATGAG GATCCTGTATGTGGCAGTGCACATTGTGTTTTGGCACCCTATTGGGGTGAAAAGCTGGGGAAACAAAAATTGATAGCGTTTCAG GCATCTCCAAGGAGTGGAACACTATATCTGGAGCTGGATGTTGCAAATAAGAGAGTGCTGATTCAGGGAGAAGCTGTTACCATCATGAGTGGGACACTCTTCGCGTAG